A segment of the bacterium genome:
CCGCGCGCCGCGACCTGGAAGCGCGGGTCCGCGCCGACTGCCGCGAGCACGCCGCCAACCGCGAGCGGCACGCCCAGGCCGACGAGGGCGTCGACGCGTCCCGCGAGCAGGTCCGGATCGGCCTGATCTAGTTCCGCAACGGCCGCACGACGGCCTTCGAGCTGGTGCGCCTGGCGGCCGACCTGGCCGCGGCACAGCAGCGGCGTTCCCAGGCGCAGGTGCGCGCCGCCCGCGCGGCGGCCGACCTGCGCCGCCTCACGGCGGACGGTTTCCTCACCAAGGAGAGCGGGCAGTGATTCACCGAAACGCGGTCCACGTGCGCGCCGCGGGCGCGCTCTTTTCGGCCTTCGTCCTGGCGTTGGCCGCCGGCTGCGCCCGGGAGAAGGCGGGCGGCGGCTTCGCCATGCCCCCGATGCCGGTCGTCACGGCGACGGCGGCGCCCATGGCCATGACCGACAGCTACACGGCCGTCGGCACCTTCGAGGCGACCGAGCAGGTCACGGTCTCCACCGAGATCGACGGCCTGGTCGTGGAACTGCCCTTCCGCGAGGGCGGCGCGCTGCGGCGCGGCGACCTGATCGCCCGGCTCGACGACGCGCAGGCCCGCGCCGTGCACGAGCGCGCCGAGGCCCGCGTCGCGCAGAGCCGCGCCGCCTTCGACCGTGTGCGCGCCGTCGTCGACCAGGGCGCCGGCGCCCCCCAGGACCTGGACGACGCCGCGGCGGCCCTGAAGGTGGCGGAAGCCGACCTGGCGGTGGCCGGCGCGAGCCTGGCCAAGACCCGCATCGTCGCCCCGTTCGACGGCACCGCCGGCACCCGCCGCGTCAGCCGCGGCGCCTTCCTGCGCACCGGCCAGGCGATCACCGAGCTGGCCCGCCTCGACCGGTTGCGCCTGCTGTTCTCGGTGCCCGAGCGGTACCTGGGCGCGCTGCGTCCGGGCGCGGTGGTGGCGGTGCGGACGACCGCGTACCCCGACCTGGTCCTGTCCGGCACGCTCGCGGTCGTCGAACCGGTGGTCGACGCGGACACCCGCACCGTCGGGGTCGTGGCCCTGGTCGACAACGCCGAGGGCCGCCTGCGGCCCGGGATGTCGGCCGAGGCCGCGGTCGTGCTCGAAGAGCGGCCCCTGGCGCTGGCCCTGCCCAGCGAGGCCGTGGTCGCCCAGGGCGACCGCATGCTCGTCTACGTGATCCAGCCCGACAGCACGGTGGCGCCCGTCCCGGTGACCCTGGGCCTGCGCACCGCGGCGATGGTGGAGGTGCTCGACGGCCTCGCGCCGGGCGCGCTGGTGGTGCGGGCCGGCCACCAGAAGATCTTCCCGGGCGCGCGCGTGATCCCCCTGCCGGCCGGCGGCGAACAGGCCGCCGCAGGAGGGGCCCGATGAAGCTGAGCGAGGTCTCCGTCAAGCGGCCGGTCTTCGCGACGGTGATGAGCCTGGCCATCGTGCTGCTGGGCGTGATCGCGTACTCGCGGCTGCCGGTGCGCGAGTACCCGGACATCGACCCGCCGATCGTCTCGGTCTCCACCTTCTACCGCGGCGCCAGCCCCAGCGTGGTCGAGACCGAGATCACCGACGTGCTCGAGGAGACGTTCTCGACCCTCGAGGACGTCAAGTCCCTCACCTCGTCGAGCCGCGAGCAGGGCTCGACGATCACGATCGAGTTCGAGCTGGGCCGCGACGTCGACGAGGCGGCCAACGACGTGCGCGACCGCGTGTCCCGCGCGCGCGGCAGCCTGCCGCCCGAGGCGGAGGACCCCGTCGTCCAGAAGGTGGACACCAACGCCCAGCCCATCGTCTGGCTGGCCCTGCAGAGCGACGTGCACGGCACGCTCGAGATGTCGGACCTCGCGGACCGCGTGCTGAAGGACCGCCTGCAGCGGCTGCCGGGCGTCGGCTCGGTCTTCATCGGCGGCGAGCGCCGCTACGCGATGCGCGTCTGGCTGGACCCGCAGCGGCTGGCCGCGCGCGGGCTGACCGCCGGCGACGTGTCGGCGGCCCTCGCGCGCGAGAACGCGGAGATCCCCGCCGGCCGCGTCGAGGGCGAGCAGCGGGAGTTCGCGGTGCGGACCCGCGGCGAGCTGGTCTCGGCCGAGGAGTTCGGGGCGGTCGTCGTCGCCGCGCGCGAGGGCGGCGTGGTGCGCCTGCGCGACGTTGCCGACGTGGCCGTCGGCGCCGAGGACGAGCGCACGGTCACCCGCTTCAACGGCCTGCCCGCCATCGGCATGGGCGTCGTCAAGCAGGGCAAGGCCAGCACGCTGGAGGTCGCCGCCGCGGTGCGCGGGGCCCTGCCGGCGCTGCGCGAGGAGCTGCCGGCGGGCATGCGCCTGGAGGTGGCCTTCGACTCGTCGCTGTTCATCAGCGAGTCGATCCACGAGGTCCGCGACACGCTGCTGATCGCGGTGGCGCTGGTCATCCTGGTGATCCTGGTCTTCCTGAAGAGCCTGCGGGCCACGCTGATCCCCGTGCTGGCGATCCCGGTCTCGATCGTGGGCGCCGCGACGGTCGCGCTGGCCATGGGCTTCACCATCAACATCCTGACGCTGCTGGCGCTGGTGCTGGCCATCGGGCTGGTCGTCGACGACGCCATCGTGGTGCTGGAGAACGTCTACCGGCACCTCGAGATGGGCAAATCCCGGCGGCGCGCCACCCTCGACGCCACGAAGGAGATCGGCTTCGCGATCGTCTCGACGACCATCTCGCTGGTGGCGGTGTTCATCCCGCTGTCGTTCCTGACCGGCACGGTGGGCCGCCTGTTCCGCGAGTTCGGCATCTCGGTGGCGGTGGCCGTCCTGCTGTCGGGCTTCGTGGCCCTGACCCTGACGCCCATGCTCTGTTCGCGGATGCTGACGCCCCTGGGCGGCAAGCGCCAGAGCTGGGCCGAACGTTCCTTCGAGGCCTTCTTCTCGGGCCTGAACCGCGCCTACGCCGCCACGCTGCGCTGGTGCCTGGGGCACCGCGCGCTGGTGCTGCTGTCGGCCGCCGTGATGATCGTGGCCGCGGCCTGGGTCTACCGGCTGCTGCCGCGCGAGCTGGTGCCCGTGGAGGACCGCAGCGCGGCCTTCGGCATCGTGATCGCGCCCGAGGGCTCGACCCTCGACTACACCGACGCCGCCATGCGCCAGGTCGAGGCGGCGCTGCTGCCCCTGCCCGAGCGCCGCGGCCTGTTCTCGGCCGTGGGCCTAGGCTTCGGCGGCCCCGGCCGGGTCACCGACGGCTTCGTGTTCCTGAACCTCGCCCGCGCCGACGAGCGCGACCGCACCCAGCAGGAGATCGTCCAGGGCCTGTTCCCGCAGCTGATGGGTATCCCCGGCGTGCTGGCCTTCGTGATCAACCCGCCCAGCCTCGGCGGCAGCTTCGACTCCAATCCCGTGGAGTACGTGCTCAAGGGCGACAGCTACGAGCAGCTGGGCCAGGCGGTGCAGATCATGATGGCCAAGGCCCAGCAGCTGGGCTACCTGGTCAACCTGGACTCGGATCTGCGCCTGAACAAGCCCCAGCTCGACATCGTGATCGACCGCGAGCGCGCCGGGCAGCTGGGCGTCTCGGTCGCCGAGATCGGCTCGACGCTCGAGTCTCTGCTCGGCGGCCGCGTCGTCGGCAACTACAAGAGCGGCTCGAAGCAGTACGACGTGATCCTCCAGATGCGGCCCTCCGCGCGCGCGACTCCCGACGCGATCGGCGGCCTGCTGGTGCGCGGGACGGCGGGGCTGGTGCCCCTGGCCAACGTGGTCGCGGTGCGCGAGACCGTCGCGCCCAAGGAGCTGAACCACTACAACCGCGTGCGCGCGGCCACGCTCAGCGCCAGCCTGGCGCCCGGCGTGGACCTGGGCACGGCGCTGGACGCCCTGGACCGCATCGTGCGCGACGACCTGCCCGCCGGCGTGACCCGCGAGCTGAAGGGCCAGTCGCGCGAGTACCGCGAGTCCAGCGGCAGCCTGAACTTCCTGTTCGGCCTGGCGGTGGTGTTCATCTTCCTGGTGCTGGCGGCGCAGTTCGAGAGCTTCGTGCACCCGCTGACGATCCTGCTGTCGGTGCCGCTGGCGGTGGTGGGCGCCCTGCTCTCGCTGTTCTTCCTGAAGCAGGGCCTGAACATCTACTCCCAGATCGGCCTGATCATGCTGATCGGCCTGGTGACCAAGAACGCCATCCTGATCGTGGAATACGGCAACCAGCGCCGCGACGGCGGCGAGCCGGCGCGCGAGGCCATCATCCAGGCCGCGGCCATCCGCCTGCGCCCGATCCTGATGACCTCGTTCACGACGATCTTCGGCATCCTGCCCATCGCCCTGGG
Coding sequences within it:
- a CDS encoding efflux RND transporter permease subunit, with product MKLSEVSVKRPVFATVMSLAIVLLGVIAYSRLPVREYPDIDPPIVSVSTFYRGASPSVVETEITDVLEETFSTLEDVKSLTSSSREQGSTITIEFELGRDVDEAANDVRDRVSRARGSLPPEAEDPVVQKVDTNAQPIVWLALQSDVHGTLEMSDLADRVLKDRLQRLPGVGSVFIGGERRYAMRVWLDPQRLAARGLTAGDVSAALARENAEIPAGRVEGEQREFAVRTRGELVSAEEFGAVVVAAREGGVVRLRDVADVAVGAEDERTVTRFNGLPAIGMGVVKQGKASTLEVAAAVRGALPALREELPAGMRLEVAFDSSLFISESIHEVRDTLLIAVALVILVILVFLKSLRATLIPVLAIPVSIVGAATVALAMGFTINILTLLALVLAIGLVVDDAIVVLENVYRHLEMGKSRRRATLDATKEIGFAIVSTTISLVAVFIPLSFLTGTVGRLFREFGISVAVAVLLSGFVALTLTPMLCSRMLTPLGGKRQSWAERSFEAFFSGLNRAYAATLRWCLGHRALVLLSAAVMIVAAAWVYRLLPRELVPVEDRSAAFGIVIAPEGSTLDYTDAAMRQVEAALLPLPERRGLFSAVGLGFGGPGRVTDGFVFLNLARADERDRTQQEIVQGLFPQLMGIPGVLAFVINPPSLGGSFDSNPVEYVLKGDSYEQLGQAVQIMMAKAQQLGYLVNLDSDLRLNKPQLDIVIDRERAGQLGVSVAEIGSTLESLLGGRVVGNYKSGSKQYDVILQMRPSARATPDAIGGLLVRGTAGLVPLANVVAVRETVAPKELNHYNRVRAATLSASLAPGVDLGTALDALDRIVRDDLPAGVTRELKGQSREYRESSGSLNFLFGLAVVFIFLVLAAQFESFVHPLTILLSVPLAVVGALLSLFFLKQGLNIYSQIGLIMLIGLVTKNAILIVEYGNQRRDGGEPAREAIIQAAAIRLRPILMTSFTTIFGILPIALGLGAGGESRRPLGITVVSGLLFSTFLTLVLVPVVYDLLSRFTRAHAEADEPGE
- a CDS encoding efflux RND transporter periplasmic adaptor subunit, producing the protein MIHRNAVHVRAAGALFSAFVLALAAGCAREKAGGGFAMPPMPVVTATAAPMAMTDSYTAVGTFEATEQVTVSTEIDGLVVELPFREGGALRRGDLIARLDDAQARAVHERAEARVAQSRAAFDRVRAVVDQGAGAPQDLDDAAAALKVAEADLAVAGASLAKTRIVAPFDGTAGTRRVSRGAFLRTGQAITELARLDRLRLLFSVPERYLGALRPGAVVAVRTTAYPDLVLSGTLAVVEPVVDADTRTVGVVALVDNAEGRLRPGMSAEAAVVLEERPLALALPSEAVVAQGDRMLVYVIQPDSTVAPVPVTLGLRTAAMVEVLDGLAPGALVVRAGHQKIFPGARVIPLPAGGEQAAAGGAR